Proteins from a single region of Drosophila biarmipes strain raj3 chromosome 3R, RU_DBia_V1.1, whole genome shotgun sequence:
- the LOC108032894 gene encoding MORN repeat-containing protein 4 homolog — MAMDDYDDDMSSVGVTTARIENQHQQHHQQGQHGHHQQGQGQYSAGAVKVGGWRYEDASRYIGEWNQRGQKHGIGHLQFADGTRYDGQFQEGLSQGVGCLWFADGAKYEGEFHQGWFHGNGIFWRADGMKYEGEFRGGKIWGLGLLTFQDFTHGFPRNEGFFQDCRFMRRRRCPEVVQRAQKCALMARSQCEHPY, encoded by the exons ATGGCCATGGACGACTACGATGATGACA TGAGCAGCGTGGGAGTAACCACGGCCCGCATCGAgaatcagcaccagcagcaccaccagcagggTCAGCACGGACACCACCAACAGGGCCAAGGCCAGTACAGCGCCGGGGCGGTGAAAGTGGGAGGATGGCGGTACGAGGATGCCAGTCGCTACATCGGCGAGTGGAACCAGCGGGGCCAGAAGCACGGCATCGGACATCTGCAGTTTGCCGACGGCACTCGCTACGATGGCCAATTCCAGGAGGGTCTCAGTCAAGGAGTCGGTTGTCTTTGGTTCGCGGATGGCGCAAA ATACGAAGGCGAGTTCCATCAGGGCTGGTTCCACGGCAACGGAATCTTCTGGCGCGCTGATGGCATGAAGTACGAGGGGGAGTTTCGTGGCGGCAAGATCTGGGGACTAGGACTATTGACGTTCCAGGACTTCACGCACGGCTTCCCCAGAAACGAAGGATTTTTCCAAGACTGCCGCTTTATGAGACGTCGTCGGTGTCCCGAGGTAGTGCAGCGTGCACAAAAGTGCGCTCTCATGGCCCGTTCCCAGTGCGAGCACCCCTACTGA
- the LOC108032890 gene encoding putative cysteine proteinase CG12163 isoform X2, with the protein MRLLAAATVALVLLLSQAAGEELAEERAGQEQGDAEIHRSRRSLNDIVGEHKPYDEEAAKAQLQESLDKLIAGEGPQYKIVKVYSASRQVVSGTLTRIDADLIDGSDSKHRCIVEIWTKAWVRKDAHEITFKCRNQPVVQARHSRSVEWAEKKTHKKHSHRSLDKVDHLFHKFQVRFGRRYVSTAERQMRLRIFRQNLKTIEELNANEMGSAKYGITEFADMTSSEYKERTGLWQRDEAKATGGSAAAVPAYPGELPKEFDWRPKNVVTQVKNQGSCGSCWAFSVTGNIEGLYAVKTGELKEFSEQELLDCDTTDSACNGGLMDNAYKAIKDIGGLEYEAEYPYKAKKNQCHFNKTLSHVQVSGFVDLPKGNETAMQEWLLANGPISIGINANAMQFYRGGVSHPWKALCSKKNLDHGVLVVGYGVSDYPNFHKTLPYWIVKNSWGPRWGEQGYYRVYRGDNTCGVSEMATSAVLA; encoded by the exons ATCCATCGCAGCAGACGCAGTCTGAATGACATCGTGGGTGAGCATAAGCCTTACGACGAGGAGGCGGCCAAGGCGCAATTGCAAGAGTCCCTTGATAAACTTATCGCTGGAGAGGGTCCCCAATACAA AATCGTGAAAGTTTACTCGGCTTCGCGGCAGGTGGTTTCAGGCACCTTGACCCGCATTGACGCGGATCTAATCGATGGCTCGGACTCCAAGCACCGCTGCATAGTGGAGATCTGGACAAAGGCCTGGGTGAGGAAGGATGCTCACGAAATCACCTTTAAGTGCCGCAACCAGCCTGTGGTACAAGCGCGCCACAGCCGATCCGTGGAGTGGGCCGAGAAGAAGACGCATAAGAAGCACAGTCACCGCTCCCTAGACAAGGTGGATCACCTGTTCCACAAGTTCCAGGTGCGATTTGGTCGCCGCTACGTGAGCACCGCCGAACGCCAGATGCGCCTGCGCATCTTCCGCCAGAACCTAAAGACAATCGAGGAGCTGAACGCCAACGAAATGGGCAGTGCTAAGTACGGGATCACTGAGTTCGCTGACATGACCAGTTCAGAGTACAAGGAACGCACTGGCCTGTGGCAGCGTGATGAGGCAAAGGCCACCGGTGGATCTGCTGCTGCGGTCCCGGCGTATCCCGGAGAACTGCCCAAGGAGTTCGACTGGAGGCCCAAGAATGTCGTCACCCAGGTGAAGAACCAGGGATCGTGCGGTTCGTGCTGGGCCTTTAGTGTGACCGGCAACATCGAAGGCCTGTACGCCGTGAAAACCGGCGAACTAAAGGAGTTCTCAGAGCAGGAGCTGCTCGACTGTGATACTACGGACAGTGCCTGCAACGGTGGCCTCATGGACAATGCCTACAA AGCCATCAAGGACATTGGCGGCTTGGAGTACGAAGCTGAGTATCCATACAAGGCCAAGAAAAACCAGTGCCACTTCAACAAGACCCTTTCGCACGTTCAGGTATCCGGCTTTGTGGACCTGCCGAAGGGCAACGAAACCGCCATGCAGGAATGGCTACTCGCCAACGGACCCATTTCGATTG GTATTAACGCGAACGCTATGCAGTTCTATCGTGGCGGCGTCTCACATCCCTGGAAGGCCCTGTGCTCCAAGAAGAACCTCGATCACGGTGTGTTGGTTGTGGGCTACGGCGTCTCCGACTACCCCAACTTCCACAAGACCCTGCCCTACTGGATCGTAAAGAACTCGTGGGGTCCACGCTGGGGAGAACAGGGCTACTATCGCGTTTATCGCGGCGACAACACCTGCGGCGTCAGTGAGATGGCCACTTCAGCTGTGCTCGCCTAG
- the LOC108032889 gene encoding MMS19 nucleotide excision repair protein has translation MTTPTRATLEKALKSDQKLLKAATQIAKDLSSKAYEISALAEELGFALSSPDTEERVAGTNLLSAVLVALPQDLLEERQLEFLSTFYMDRLRDHHNVMPAIIDGIGALVHMKALPRALVPQILRSFFEYTTCQSQTRGDRTKLFHIFQYLTLNFKEELQTMAGDFLYGLINSIDGERDPRNLDIIFTFMPEFLSTYPLLHLAEEMFEIFACYFPIDFNPSKQDPDAITRDELAVKLTNCLVANNEFAEGTVVLAIEKLESELLVAKLDSIELLHQAALKFPPSVLEPHFDQIWQALKTETFPGNDNEDILKAALKALSALLERASHLPDISHSYQSSILGVILPHLSDVNQRLYHPATGIALVCVSGDAPYAADKILNSFLLKLQATDAGSDLRIKIYHIVSQVYKLSALRDSLQKLDTTICESLQDDVIASLRLIEQDDFDAKQEDLELQKAALSVLNESATVLSEKQRALVYKALVQLISHPSIDLDFTTLTVSLGALQPVEVQSNFIEVCVRNFEIFSNFVKRKIYSNLLPLLPQMAFTQRILDLVMTQTFKDTTAEPVRLLALEALNKLLLLEDKRFVVDLQQESNLLHKLIELGQHMEGLSLQSLEQIAGALSRITQQLPLSEQSAIVSEYLPQLNLNQSADLYITKGLLGYLHKDLTLDDHFERLLTDLTQLSLNTENEQLRVIAHHLLCSMVNKMESNPANLGKVKKITEQLKTAIKKGDVRAVEILAWVAKGLVVAGFDEAADIVGDLSDLLKHPTLSTAAALGFDIIAAEYPELDLPVVKFLYKQKLFHTIMGKMGSKLANYCVHHLKAFVYVLKATPQAVIKLNIEQLGPMLFKSLEEHNEAQSLCIALGICEKFVAQQDAYFQAHLAQLIPSCLELSKYKAQHTMQVRIAALQLLYDITKYPTFVLLPHKVDVTLSLAAALDDPKRLVRNTAVKARNAWYLVGAPSGN, from the exons ATGACAACGCCCACGCGAGCCACCCTTGAGAAGGCTCTGAAGAGCGACCAGAAGCTGCTGAAGGCCGCCACACAGATAGCCAAGG ATCTGTCCTCCAAGGCCTATGAAATATCCGCACTGGCCGAGGAGCTGGGCTTCGCCCTGTCCTCGCCAGACACGGAGGAGCGGGTGGCCGGAACCAACCTACTGTCCGCCGTGCTAGTCGCCCTGCCCCAGGACCTCCTCGAGGAGCGCCAGCTGGAGTTCCTCAGCACCTTCTACATGGATCGGCTGCGTGACCACCACAACGTAATGCCGGCCATCATCGACGGCATTGGCGCTCTGGTCCACATGAAAGCTCTGCCACGCGCTCTGGTTCCCCAGATCCTGCGGTCCTTTTTCGAGTACACCACCTGCCAGTCGCAGACGAGGGGCGACCGCACCAAGCTGTTCCACATCTTCCAGTACCTGACGCTCAACTTCAAAGAGG AGCTCCAGACGATGGCTGGCGATTTTCTCTACGGCCTGATCAATTCTATTGACGGCGAGCGTGACCCCCGCAACCTTGACATAATTTTCACCTTCATGCCCGAATTCTTATCCACGTATCCGTTGCTGCATTTGGCGGAGGAGATGTTCGAGATCTTTGCATGCTACTTTCCAATCGACTTTAATCCCAGCAAGCAGGATCCGGATGCCATAACCCGCGATGAATTGGCTGTGAAGCTGACCAACTGCCTGGTGGCCAACAACGAGTTTGCAGAGGGCACAGTGGTGCTGGCAATAGAAAAGCTGGAGAGTGAGTTGCTGGTAGCCAAATTGGACTCCATAGAATTGCTG CACCAAGCTGCCTTGAAATTCCCTCCCTCAGTTTTGGAGCCACATTTCGATCAGATTTGGCAAGCTCTGAAAACAGAGACCTTTCCCGGAAACGACAACGAGGATATCCTAAAGGCCGCGCTTAAGGCTTTGTCTGCACTCCTGGAGAGAGCTTCCCACTTACCCGATATCAGTCATAGCTACCAGAGCTCTATCCTGGGCGTAATCCTGCCGCATCTTAGTGATGTTAATCAACGCCTTTATCATCCCGCCACCGGGATTGCCCTGGTTTGTGTGTCGGGAGACGCCCCCTATGCCGCGGACAAAATCCTTAACAGCTTCCTGCTAAAGTTGCAGGCCACAGACGCAGGATCTGATCTGCGGATCAAGATATATCACATAGTAAGCCAGGTGTATAAACTGTCCGCATTGCGTGATTCTCTTCAGAAACTGGACACTACGATATGTGAATCCCTGCAGGATGATGTGATTGCCTCTTTAAGACTAATCGAACAGGACGATTTCGACGCCAAGCAAGAGGACTTGGAGCTTCAAAAGGCGGCACTTTCTGTGCTTAACGAAAGTGCTACCGTCCTTAGCGAAAAACAAAGGGCTTTAGTCTACAAAGCGCTGGTTCAGCTCATTAGTCATCCGTCCATCGACCTGGACTTCACCACACTCACAGTCAGTCTCGGAGCCCTGCAGCCAGTGGAAGTGCAGTCGAACTTTATTGAAGTCTGCGTGCGAAACTTCGAAATCTTCTCCAACTTTGTCAAGCGGAAGATATACTCCAATCTTTTGCCCCTGCTGCCTCAAATGGCATTTACTCAGCGCATTTTAGATTTGGTTATGACACAGACGTTTAAGGACACAACCGCTGAGCCCGTCCGCTTGCTAGCTCTAGAAGCGTTAAACAAACTGCTACTTCTGGAAGATAAGCGCTTTGTCGTAGATTTGCAGCAGGAGTCCAATCTGTTGCACAAGCTGATTGAGCTGGGCCAACATATGGAGGGTCTGTCACTGCAGTCTCTGGAGCAGATTGCGGGGGCATTAAGTCGTATCACGCAGCAACTCCCCCTGTCAGAACAAAGTGCGATTGTCAGCGAGTACCTTCCTCAACTCAACCTAAATCAGTCTGCGGACTTGTACATTACCAAGGGCTTGCTCGGCTACCTGCATAAGGACCTAACTCTAGATGATCACTTTGAGCGGCTTCTGACCGATTTAACCCAGCTCTCTCTCAACACCGAGAACGAACAGTTGCGCGTGATCGCGCACCACCTGCTTTGCAGCATGGTCAACAAAATGGAGAGCAATCCAGCCAACTTGGGGAAGGTCAAGAAGATCACTGAACAGCTTAAGACGGCTATCAAGAAGGGCGATGTGCGGGCAGTGGAGATTCTGGCCTGGGTGGCGAAAGGGTTAGTGGTCGCAGGGTTCGACGAGGCTGCCGACATTGTTGGAGAT CTTTCTGATCTGCTAAAGCATCCCACTTTGAGCACTGCCGCAGCCTTAGGATTCGACATCATTGCCGCCGAATACCCGGAACTGGACTTGCCCGTAGTTAAGTTTCTCTACAAGCAGAAGCTCTTCCACACAATCATGGGCAAGATGGGCAGCAAGCTGGCGAACTACTGTGTGCACCACCTGAAAGCTTTCGTTTACGTACTGAAAGCCACGCCGCAGGCAGTAATCAAGCTAAATATAGAGCAGCTGGGCCCGATGCTCTTCAAGAGCCTAGAGGAGCACAACGAGGCGCAGTCGCTGTGCATCGCACTGGGCATATGTGAAAAGTTTGTGGCGCAGCAGGACGCGTACTTCCAGGCGCACTTGGCCCAACTCATACCCAGCTGCCTGGAGCTATCAAAATACAAAGCTCAGCACACTATG CAAGTTCGTATTGCGGCTCTGCAGTTGCTCTACGATATTACCAAGTACCCAACCTTCGTCCTGTTGCCCCACAAAGTGGATGTTACCTTGTCCCTGGCTGCCGCCTTGGATGATCCCAAGAGACTAGTGCGGAACACGGCGGTCAAGGCCAGGAATGCCTGGTACCTGGTCGGAGCACCTAGTGGGAACTAG